From Pseudomonas vanderleydeniana, the proteins below share one genomic window:
- the tssC gene encoding type VI secretion system contractile sheath large subunit yields the protein MTQLQQDNQPLQSGTTEPSEFASLLMQEFKPKTERAREAVEGAVRTLAEQALAQTDLVSNDAIKSIESIIAAIDAKLTAQVNQVIHHPEFQQLESAWRGLHYLVNNTESDEQLKIRVLNIAKPELHKTLKKFKGTAWDQSPIFKKMYEEEYGQFGGEPYGCLVGDYYFDQSPPDVELLGELSKVCAAMHAPFISAASPTVMGMGSWQELSNPRDLTKIFTTPEYAGWRSLRESEDSRYIGLTMPRFLARLPYGAKTDPVEAFAFEEDTDGADSDKYTWANAAYAMAVNINRSFKHYGWCSRIRGVESGGEVEGLPAHTFPTDDGGVDMKCPTEIAISDRREAELAKNGFMPLLHKKNTDFAAFIGAQSLQKPAEYDDPDATANANLAARLPYLFATCRFAHYLKCIVRDKIGSFKEKDEMQRWLQDWILNYVDGDPAHSTETTKAQHPLAAAEVVVEDVEGNPGYYTSKFFLRPHYQLEGLTVSLRLVSKLPSAKGA from the coding sequence ATGACCCAGTTGCAGCAAGACAATCAGCCTCTGCAAAGCGGCACCACCGAACCGAGCGAGTTCGCCAGCCTGCTGATGCAGGAGTTCAAGCCCAAGACCGAGCGCGCCCGCGAAGCCGTCGAAGGCGCCGTGCGCACCCTGGCCGAGCAGGCCCTGGCGCAGACCGACCTGGTCTCCAACGACGCCATCAAGTCGATCGAATCGATCATCGCCGCCATCGACGCCAAGCTCACCGCCCAGGTCAACCAGGTGATCCACCACCCCGAGTTCCAGCAGCTGGAAAGCGCCTGGCGTGGCCTGCACTACCTGGTCAACAACACCGAAAGCGATGAGCAGCTGAAGATTCGCGTGCTGAACATCGCCAAGCCGGAACTGCACAAGACCCTGAAGAAATTCAAGGGCACGGCCTGGGACCAGAGCCCGATCTTCAAGAAGATGTACGAAGAGGAATACGGCCAGTTCGGCGGCGAGCCGTACGGCTGCCTGGTCGGCGACTACTACTTCGACCAGTCGCCACCGGATGTCGAACTGCTGGGCGAGCTGTCCAAGGTCTGCGCGGCGATGCACGCGCCGTTCATTTCCGCCGCTTCGCCCACCGTGATGGGCATGGGCTCGTGGCAGGAACTGTCGAACCCGCGCGACCTGACCAAGATCTTCACCACCCCGGAATACGCCGGCTGGCGCTCGCTGCGTGAGTCGGAAGACTCGCGCTACATCGGCCTGACCATGCCACGCTTCCTGGCTCGCCTGCCCTACGGTGCCAAGACCGACCCGGTGGAAGCGTTCGCCTTCGAGGAAGACACCGACGGCGCCGACAGCGACAAGTACACCTGGGCCAACGCGGCCTACGCCATGGCGGTGAACATCAACCGCTCGTTCAAGCACTACGGCTGGTGCTCGCGGATTCGCGGCGTCGAGTCCGGCGGCGAAGTCGAAGGCCTGCCGGCGCACACCTTCCCGACCGACGATGGCGGCGTGGACATGAAGTGCCCGACCGAAATCGCCATCTCCGACCGTCGTGAGGCGGAACTGGCGAAGAACGGCTTCATGCCGCTGCTGCACAAGAAGAACACCGACTTCGCCGCGTTCATCGGCGCCCAGTCGCTGCAGAAACCGGCCGAGTACGACGACCCGGACGCCACCGCCAACGCCAACCTGGCCGCGCGCCTGCCGTACCTGTTCGCCACCTGCCGCTTCGCCCATTACCTCAAGTGCATCGTTCGCGACAAGATCGGTTCGTTCAAGGAAAAGGACGAGATGCAGCGCTGGCTGCAGGACTGGATCCTCAACTACGTCGACGGCGACCCGGCCCACTCCACCGAAACCACCAAGGCCCAGCACCCGCTGGCGGCGGCGGAAGTGGTGGTCGAGGACGTCGAGGGCAACCCGGGCTACTACACCTCCAAGTTCTTCCTGCGCCCGCACTACCAGCTCGAAGGCCTGACCGTGTCGTTGCGCCTGGTGTCGAAGCTGCCTTCGGCGAAGGGGGCGTAA
- a CDS encoding Hcp family type VI secretion system effector, giving the protein MAVDIFIKIGDIKGESMDKAHKDEIDVLNWSWGMSQSGNMHMGGGGGAGKVNVQDLSLTKYVDKSSPNLMMHCASGKHVDKVTLVVRKAGGESQVEYMKIDLSEVLITSLSTGGSGSDDRLTENVTLNFAQVQIEYQEQKADGSKQGGPVKFGWNIRTNTKI; this is encoded by the coding sequence ATGGCTGTTGATATCTTCATCAAGATCGGTGACATCAAGGGCGAGTCCATGGACAAGGCCCACAAGGACGAAATCGACGTCCTGAACTGGAGCTGGGGCATGTCCCAGTCCGGCAACATGCACATGGGCGGTGGCGGTGGCGCCGGCAAGGTCAACGTCCAGGACCTGTCGCTGACCAAGTACGTCGACAAGTCCTCGCCCAACCTGATGATGCACTGCGCCAGCGGCAAGCACGTCGACAAGGTCACCCTGGTGGTGCGCAAGGCCGGCGGCGAAAGCCAGGTCGAGTACATGAAGATCGACCTGAGCGAAGTGCTGATCACCTCGCTGAGCACCGGCGGTTCGGGCAGCGATGATCGCCTGACCGAAAACGTCACCCTGAACTTCGCCCAGGTCCAGATCGAGTATCAGGAGCAGAAGGCCGACGGTTCCAAGCAGGGCGGCCCGGTCAAGTTCGGCTGGAACATCCGCACGAACACCAAGATCTGA